The Salvia miltiorrhiza cultivar Shanhuang (shh) chromosome 2, IMPLAD_Smil_shh, whole genome shotgun sequence DNA window AGGATTAGCAGGGGTTGCGTGTATTGGATTAAAACTATTGGTTAGATATACTCCTGCTGCTGCACCTGCTGTACCATTCAAACAACCCTAGCTTTCTCATTGGTattttattctctctctctcttttcctcaTCTGCAGGATCAAGAGCCAAATCAATAGTTTGAATGTTCAACTCAAACAGTTTGGACAACGTTAGTTAATATTTAAAACTGAAGCTTCTAAATAATTTGTGACGAAAACCATGATGATAGGTACGAATATAAGTTCGTGTTTCATAAAATTCTAATAATAATTAGAAGACATGAAATAAGGAAAATCGAAGTTGAGATGTCTCGCTTGCTTGAAGTCCCTTTTGGGTCAACTTGTGAGTTACTAAACAAGTTGAAATACCCAGAATTGCCGATTCAAGATTCTtctatttcaaattttatacCCGACTAATTAACTGTATGCTATCCCTTACCCAATACCCGACTACAACGCTCTTCAGTTGCAAAACGATTTTATACCCTTCTCGCTCTCGCTCTGCTCCAATGCATCGTCAGCACACCACCACGGGCAGTCGCCGGCTGCCCCAACCCCACCAGCCACCGCTCCCAAACGCCTCAGATTAAGGTAGGTGAAAGTTCGAAATATCGCACCGGACCATAACAACCCTATTTTGGATATACAAGGTCTTCCATaatgataaaaatactcaatcatatatattacttcctccgttccattataagtggctcaaaacttttcactacgaaaattaaagagaaagtgaaaatatattaaaagttaTAGGGTCCACaattttttaagggttaaatttttctATTTAATGAAATAGACCACTTATAGTAAGACGATCcgaaataaaatacatgctacTTTTAATGGAACGGGCGAACATTAATTGTAAGGATGCATTtactttgattgtaaaattttcattcaaaaattatggataagaaaatatgagaataTTATCCTTCTCttattttatcatttattttatcatatgtttactagagatgaaaagataggaaaatatttaaaaatagttTCACACCCCTACTTTAGGAGTGAAAACCCAAGAAAATATTCCATCATGTCCGGAGAAATTTtttcatcataataaacatgtgaaaataataaaaaagtggTGGAAATATatcttttctctcattttccatcaaagtaaacgcaaccACCCTAAATGATAAATGACCCTTaacaacaaatataataataagtcTGTGCATTCGCGCCTAAAAGTGTTAATGCTTGAGGCCAAAAATTTCAAATTAGAGTTCACCGAGgataatctttaaatttaatgttgcaattaccaaaaaaaaagaaaagaataataaCTGGTTTCAGCTCTTGTGGCCTGTTGGAGCTTGAAATGAGATAGAAGAAAGAGTATTGATCGATCAACATAGAGACCAGAACGTGATCTCTCAAGTAATTGAAAAAACGACATAATACTTCACGGATATACAAGAATATTGTTCACAAATATTGCTACTACTTTACAAGGCACTCGAGCTGGCTTAAATGTGAATATACTGATATACGAAGAACGGTAAACAGGTCGAGACTCAACGCAATATCAGATACAAGAAACGGAAAGCAGGGAAAAGCAACATCAATTAACTTACATTGAATGGAACAAAAGATATGTCTCGATTGATTGTTGATCAACTGGCAGCAGTAGTATCACTCAGTCATCAACAGGATCCTGAGGAGTCTGAGACGCATTGCGCTTGATTGCAATCACAGGGCAATCAGCATGCTTCACACAAAATTCACTCACAGTTCCCACGAAAACCCTACAAAACAAATCACAAATTCAATGCCAGAGCATTAGGAAGAGCTGAATATTCAGTCAATACAATTCGCACATTATGGCCATCCCCACACAGCAggtaaaattcaaaattaacatGGGACTAAAATCATATTGAGCAACGGCAGGCAAAAAGGTGAAAGTTGATAAGCACACGCACCTCTGGAAAGGTCCAAGACCCCTGCTTCCCAGAACAAGAAAATCTGGCTGGATGCGATTCGCTTCATGGCAGATGACTTCTTTGGCATCACCTATCTTGATCCATGCTTCACAAGCAACCTACAAAGATGTTAGTATAACTATGTTAGGTACAATACCGCTTTCTTCTCCTTATGATCTTTAGACACATATGAAATTGCATGGACTTGTTACTCGTGCAGGTGTGCCAATATACGCCATAATGATCGGTATGGAAAGAGGGGAAGCCAGAATGGTAGTATCTTAATACCCCAATTTCATGACAGTGGTTCACAAAGTACTCCAAAAGATGAAGACCTCTAATCTTGTCTCTACGCTTCATCGTCCTGAAATCTTCAGGGGAGGCAAATATGCTATCCATATCATCAAAACCTAGACGAGTTGAGTAATTTAGCATTTTTCACCAATCTGCtcagaaaataaattaagaCAACACACATCTTAaacttcatttttaattttgggtTTGGAAGTAAAGAAGTTGAACAAGGGGCAAACTTCAGAGATGATTGTATTGATCCGGTCAATGAGATAACTGATAGCACTCTAGCAAACATCAAAGTCAGACAAGAATAACATATGCACTCCAAAAAAGATTGGCAGGAATCATTCACCAATTATGCTATCAATAAAGTAATAGTCTAATAGATAATCATTGAAGTCACAACCTATTACTAATTCGGAACAAAGATCAGAAATGAAGAATACAACAAATAAACAGAAAAACAGATAAAAGAAGTTAGACAACAACTTCATTTATAAGCGCAATATACAAATGGATATCAAACCTTTCGAGCTCAGCTCTCGGCAAAAGATTATTCAAAATCATGGTtgattataaataaatacaagcaTCATTTAATAACCATGGTGGCGAATTATTCTCACAGCTATCCGATTGCTCTAATTCGCCCAACCACCCACAAAAGAACAATTATAACAATAAcgattataatttataaaggaATCACGAAATAGATCGACCAAATGAGGATAGTTGTAAAAAGAAATCATCGTCCTGTTCTAGCATCTCCTTCCGATTAgcaacaatttttattttttttataaaaaaaaaccaGAGATACACAAACCCTATCTAAACCAAACACAGAGAATCTAACAAAAATCTCAATGAAGTACACAAATAAGAAGCGATAATCACAGAATCAAAACACCTACAACAACGAAAACTTGAAAATACACCAACATATAGTTGAAAATACGAAGAAGTAATACCGTCTTCGTCAGGGACTTGAACGTGAAGAAACAGAAGCTTGAAAGCAGAGGTGTTGGTGCGAACGATTTTGTTGAGAGTCCAGTGGAAAGCTCCAGTGCTGCTTATGGAAGCGTGGGGATAACCTTTGATAGTTGATTCGTTCACCGCCACCATTATCCGAGTCGGCGCAGCGCCCTCCGCTGCTGCCATCTCTCGCTCACAACTCACACTGCTGCAGAAAAGAGTGTGGACTACTCTACATTTACAAATTAACGTCGGTTGCTCTATTTTATTCCTAGTACTTCCTTCTCTCGAATTCACAAATTCACCCctcacattttttaaaatttatcataCTTAAGGCCTATCAATTGTTACTATACTCCTCCCTCCGTCTCaagaatcttgacacgtattcttttttagatcgtcccacgaatttggacacatttctaaataagataataattaccttctctctcctatattatcatttttatactttattaactacacacttaaaatactaatctacaactccttaacgtgtcaagattcgtgggacagagagagtatttgTTTTCGAATTCTAAACTTCATCCCTCACATTTTTTTAATACGTCTCAttggtattattattattattattattattattattattattattattggtaaATTAACCgttaaatttaaagatcatgttacaataaattattattattatagcacGATTGTTACATTATCGAGTCAGATATGGCATAATTATGACTCAAATCATATAATACGATTCTTTGCAAATAAATAAGTAACTTTGTTAAAGTTATAATACTAGATTTTATGTGGAGATGACAGGATATTTTGGTCTAATGCTAGttacattttttatatatggATAAGTTGTTTCATCACatcattataaattttattattttatagtaATTTATTGGGTTAATGgcaaaaaatacacaaagtttCACCAAATTTACATTTTGCACACGATCTTAAAAAATAGATCcataatacataaatttttgattcaattaaaatttgcaAACGGCGAGAACTCCAATTATGATTACATTTGACCAGCAACGACTATTATTTAATGTAGGTGGTAATACGCGTGATATTTTAATGATCTGGTAATACGTgtgtcataaaaataaaaaacgacGTTTTTGTTTTATTATCCAAATCAGAAAACCCTCCCCTACCGCCCTCTTCCAGAgaccctctctttctctccctctaCGGATCAGCGCCGTCGCCGCCTTGACCTCTCTCCACGGCTCTGCCACCCTTCGCCGCCTCGCCCCCTGAAAACCCTTATCTGCTTCAGCTCAATTAGGTCGGGGAGCGGGGGGATGTTCAAAGGATTATGGGCTCGTGTGCAGATTTGGGGATTTCCCATTCTACAAGAGAAACATTGTGGTGGCTGGCGTTGTGGGGCGGTCGTGGTCTAAACAGCGGCGTTCGTTGAGACCAGAAGGAAGGCGACAGTGACACTTTTTAGAAGGAGAGGAGATGTTGGTTCGGCTGTGAGGGTCCATCGGATTCTGGAAATGGCGGCGACGAGAAGCTCGAAATctttttctactcttttttttttactagatCTTAGTTGTGTGTGTGCTGCTTCTGTTGAAGTAGGATGTTTGATTAATGTCCTATACCCGCCGGATATTCGAGGGAGGTGAGAAAAGGGAGAGGCGACAGGTGGTGCTTGGAAAACTGGAAACGCCGGTGAGGAAGAAGAGGGCCATCTGTGCGAGcatagagagagaaatgggGGGAGAACCGACAAcgttttttttaaacgcctGACAAAAAAAACGTCGGTTTACATGACCGTCAGTGTGTCCACATATACATCTTCAGGAGACACGTCACCAACGATTTATGTAATGGTCAACGCGGTGTGCAAAATTCAATTAAAtcaaaagtttatgtattatgGAGTTAATTTTaaaggtcatgtgcaaaataCAAATTCGGGGAGTCATAGGTTTTTTTAGGAtagtaacttaggttgatttgtaaattaggacaataactttcggacttgtaaaaataggacactaactAATAAGTATTGCACTAGCAGGATATTTCTCGGCCAATTATCGAATTTTCGAACTATCCCGCAtggaccaagcacatgacaCATCCCATCTAGAGTCGTAAAAATGACATACTTGCCACATAATCAACCCATCCGTGTGGGTTGTCATGTGTTTGGTCCGTGCAAAAAAGTctcaaaattcaataattggTCCATAAATGTCCTGCTGGTgcaacgcttattaattagtgtcctatttttagaAGTCCGAaggttattgtcctaatttccaaatcaacctaaattattgtcctaaaaaatcctctgGCTCTAAATTCGGGcatagtttgtgtattttccgAACATTAACTCTAATTTATTGCACGTGCCTCTCGCTCCCTTCTTCTGCACCTAATACGCCTCGCTTCGACCCACCCCCGCAGTGGTGTACAGTTTTGCGAGACAAGCTCACACATGCTTCGTGAATCCTATTGTGAACGCTCTAAAAATCTGAATAACTAAAAATTTACATAAATATACGCGACTACCCAAAATAAATATCGACCACTTAAGTGAAATTCGAGATTCATTATAACCTAATCAACTAAAAGATTCacaaaaatttatttgtttgataGACCTTTTGAATAAGTTATTTAGATTTGATGcttttttttattcttcaaaGTTCAATAGGAGGGTCTAGCAGATCGGAATGACTAATTGAGTAGGACCATTTTATGATTACATATCAAATTTTATtggattaaattaataatttgacATGATTATCACTTTCTAAtataagagttttttttttttttttaaatgaaagtGGTATGCCAATTTGAGTGATTTTCTTCGTAGTatagtttttattttgatatttctATATTGTTAAAAAGTTAGGGGACGAATTTGAAATTTTTGTTTAAGAACAATGATGGCCAAAATCTTAAAGATATTTGGTCTTGGCACGTCACGTCAATGAAGTGTACTTTCCTTCATTAGGCATTTGTAACTTTTAGGACAATATCTACTTTTTGCGTGCATTTCTTTTCCCTCTACTGAAACACTTTGTTCAAGTGTCTGCTCAAGATAGCGAATTTGAGGGAAGAATTTCAATTGAAATTTGAATGtggaaaatcaaaatttttaataataatgctATCTATCCAGATAAAAAAAGggacatttgcaaaaatgcccacatccttataaaaacttgtaaaattgcccactttcataaacaaaagtgggtaattttataagtttttatAAGAAGGGGGCATTTTTCCCTATTAACACATAAAAAAAGggacatttgcaaaaatgcccacatccttataaaaacttgtaaaattgcccactttcataaacaaaagtgggtaaaaattgactaaatatttttaaaaatatatttatttaaatttgttaatttaaaatagaacataatttagttaattttattgtttttttattgtagttttttttgtatttttaatatttttttaagttaaaaaatttcacaaaagtaatactccacattgtaatttttttaataattttgtgTGTAATTTTTGtacttataaaataataaattaaaaaaactattaaaaactttaaaaaatacaatatggagaaaataataaaactaa harbors:
- the LOC131008749 gene encoding universal stress protein A-like protein; the encoded protein is MAAAEGAAPTRIMVAVNESTIKGYPHASISSTGAFHWTLNKIVRTNTSAFKLLFLHVQVPDEDGFDDMDSIFASPEDFRTMKRRDKIRGLHLLEYFVNHCHEIGVACEAWIKIGDAKEVICHEANRIQPDFLVLGSRGLGPFQRVFVGTVSEFCVKHADCPVIAIKRNASQTPQDPVDD